From the Paraburkholderia sp. PREW-6R genome, one window contains:
- a CDS encoding NUDIX hydrolase yields the protein MNPETWLPHVTVAAIVERGGRFLLVEEHTVDGLRLNQPAGHLEAGESLLDAVIRETLEETAHPFTPEALVGMYMTHFERPGSEAVTYLRFTYCGNAGEPDTERALDPDIVRTLWMTEAELRACPERHRTPLVMQCLDDYLAGRRFPLDFVHTHSVGKKQA from the coding sequence ATGAACCCGGAAACCTGGCTGCCGCACGTCACTGTCGCGGCGATCGTCGAACGCGGCGGGCGCTTTCTGCTGGTCGAGGAACATACTGTCGACGGCTTGCGCCTGAATCAGCCCGCCGGCCATCTGGAAGCGGGCGAGTCATTGCTGGACGCGGTGATCCGCGAAACGCTCGAGGAAACCGCTCATCCGTTCACGCCCGAGGCGCTGGTCGGCATGTATATGACCCACTTCGAGCGGCCCGGCAGCGAAGCCGTGACGTATCTGCGCTTCACCTATTGCGGCAACGCCGGTGAGCCGGACACGGAGCGCGCGCTCGACCCCGACATTGTCCGCACGTTGTGGATGACCGAAGCTGAATTGCGCGCCTGCCCCGAGCGGCACCGCACGCCGCTCGTCATGCAATGTCTCGACGATTACCTCGCGGGCCGGCGTTTCCCGCTCGACTTCGTACACACGCATTCGGTCGGGAAAAAGCAGGCGTGA
- a CDS encoding Re/Si-specific NAD(P)(+) transhydrogenase subunit alpha, whose translation MHIGVPAETRAHETRVAATPETVRKYVTQGHRVTIQSGAGAGASFPDDAFAAAGAQVVDAATAFGADLVLKVQSPTQAELPLVKRGAVLVGMLDPFNADNATNLAAAGVTAFALEAAPRTTRAQSLDVLSSQANIAGYKAVLLAATLYPRFMPMLMTAAGTVKAARVLILGAGVAGLQAIATAKRLGAVIEASDVRPAVKEQIESLGARFLDVPYETDEEREAAQGVGGYARPMPPSWLARQSALVHERAKQADVVISTALIPGRAAPTLISVETVEAMKPGSVLVDLAAGRGAEYAGRRGGNCPLTEADQVVVRHGVQIVGYTNLASMVPADASSLYARNLLDFLKLIITKEGALNIDLADDIVAATLLTRDGQVARNA comes from the coding sequence ATGCACATCGGAGTGCCAGCCGAGACACGCGCGCACGAAACACGCGTTGCCGCGACGCCCGAAACGGTCAGGAAGTACGTGACCCAGGGCCATCGGGTCACGATCCAGAGCGGCGCCGGCGCTGGCGCGAGCTTTCCTGATGACGCCTTTGCGGCAGCCGGCGCGCAGGTCGTCGACGCGGCCACGGCTTTCGGCGCCGATCTCGTCCTCAAAGTACAGTCTCCTACCCAGGCCGAACTGCCGTTGGTGAAGCGCGGCGCGGTGCTCGTCGGCATGCTCGATCCGTTCAATGCCGATAACGCGACGAACCTCGCGGCGGCCGGCGTGACGGCCTTCGCGCTGGAAGCCGCGCCGCGAACGACCCGCGCGCAAAGTCTCGACGTGCTGTCCTCGCAGGCGAACATTGCGGGCTACAAGGCGGTGCTGCTGGCGGCCACGCTTTACCCGCGCTTCATGCCGATGCTGATGACCGCCGCCGGCACCGTCAAAGCGGCGCGTGTGCTGATTCTCGGCGCGGGCGTGGCCGGCCTGCAGGCAATCGCGACCGCGAAGCGCCTCGGCGCGGTGATCGAAGCGTCGGACGTGCGTCCGGCGGTGAAAGAGCAGATCGAATCGCTCGGCGCCAGATTCCTCGACGTGCCTTACGAAACCGACGAAGAACGCGAAGCCGCGCAAGGCGTCGGCGGCTATGCGCGACCCATGCCGCCTTCCTGGCTCGCGCGTCAATCGGCGCTCGTCCACGAACGCGCGAAGCAGGCCGACGTGGTCATCTCCACCGCGCTGATTCCGGGCCGCGCCGCGCCGACCCTGATTTCCGTCGAGACGGTAGAGGCCATGAAGCCGGGCTCCGTGCTGGTCGATCTCGCGGCCGGCCGGGGTGCGGAGTACGCAGGCCGGCGCGGCGGCAACTGTCCGCTCACCGAAGCGGATCAGGTGGTGGTCAGACATGGCGTGCAGATCGTCGGTTATACGAATCTCGCGTCGATGGTGCCCGCGGACGCCTCGTCGCTCTATGCCCGCAACCTGCTCGACTTCCTCAAGCTGATCATCACAAAGGAAGGCGCCCTGAACATCGATCTTGCCGACGATATCGTCGCGGCCACGTTGCTGACGCGTGACGGCCAGGTCGCGCGCAACGCATAA
- a CDS encoding NAD(P) transhydrogenase subunit alpha, which yields MELINHTVINLIIFVLAIYVGYHVVWNVTPALHTPLMAVTNAISAIVIVGAMLAAGLTLGAPGKFFGTLAVALAAVNVFGGFLVTRRMLEMFRKKEPRKLAADKAANTTARENV from the coding sequence ATGGAACTCATCAACCACACGGTGATTAACCTCATCATCTTCGTGCTCGCCATTTACGTCGGCTACCACGTCGTCTGGAACGTCACGCCCGCGCTGCATACGCCGCTGATGGCCGTGACCAATGCGATCTCCGCAATCGTGATTGTCGGCGCGATGCTGGCTGCGGGTCTGACTCTGGGCGCGCCCGGCAAATTCTTCGGCACGCTCGCGGTCGCGCTGGCTGCGGTGAACGTGTTCGGCGGGTTTCTCGTCACGCGGCGAATGCTCGAGATGTTCCGCAAGAAAGAGCCGAGAAAGCTCGCTGCCGACAAGGCTGCAAACACGACGGCCAGGGAGAACGTGTAA
- a CDS encoding NAD(P)(+) transhydrogenase (Re/Si-specific) subunit beta — MSLNVVTLLYLVASVCFIQALKGLSNPKTARIGNTFGMAGMAIAILTTIALIAKEANGLGSNLGLGLGLLLVALLIGGAIGAFVAARVEMTKMPELVAAMHSLIGLAAVCIAYAVVSEPAAFGLVDPENTAPGFLPYGNRVELFIGTFVGAITFSGSVIAFGKLSGKYKFRLFQGAPVVYSGQHLINLMLAVAMLGFGILFFLTQSWLPFIIMTIIAFVLGVLIIIPIGGADMPVVVSMLNSYSGWAAAGIGFSLNNPMLIIAGSLVGSSGAILSYIMCRAMNRSFFNVILGGFGNEAGAAAGGAAEQRPVKSGSADDASFMLGNAETVVIVPGYGLAVARAQHALKELTDKLVEKGIEVKYAIHPVAGRMPGHMNVLLAEAEVPYDMVFEMDDINGEFGQVDVVLVLGANDVVNPAAKTDPKSPIAGMPIIEAYKARTVIVNKRSMAAGYAGLDNDLFYMDKTMMVFGDAKKVIEDMVKSVE, encoded by the coding sequence ATGAGTCTGAACGTCGTTACGCTGCTTTATCTGGTCGCCTCGGTCTGCTTCATTCAGGCGCTCAAGGGGCTGTCGAATCCGAAGACGGCTCGCATCGGCAACACATTCGGGATGGCCGGGATGGCGATCGCCATCCTCACGACCATCGCGCTGATCGCGAAAGAAGCGAATGGGCTCGGCTCGAATCTCGGCCTCGGGTTGGGCTTGCTGCTGGTCGCGCTGTTGATAGGCGGCGCCATTGGCGCTTTCGTCGCGGCGCGCGTCGAAATGACGAAGATGCCGGAGCTGGTGGCGGCGATGCATTCACTGATCGGTCTCGCCGCGGTGTGCATTGCGTATGCGGTGGTGTCGGAGCCGGCGGCGTTCGGCCTCGTCGATCCGGAGAACACGGCGCCGGGCTTTCTGCCGTATGGCAACCGTGTCGAGCTGTTTATCGGCACCTTTGTCGGCGCGATCACGTTCTCGGGTTCGGTGATCGCGTTCGGCAAGCTGTCGGGCAAGTACAAGTTCCGGCTTTTCCAGGGCGCGCCGGTCGTGTACAGCGGTCAGCATCTGATCAACCTGATGCTCGCCGTCGCGATGCTGGGCTTCGGCATCCTCTTCTTCCTCACGCAATCGTGGCTGCCGTTCATCATCATGACGATCATCGCGTTCGTGCTCGGCGTGCTGATCATCATTCCGATTGGCGGCGCGGATATGCCGGTGGTCGTGTCGATGCTGAACTCGTACTCCGGCTGGGCGGCTGCGGGGATCGGCTTTTCGCTGAACAATCCGATGCTGATCATCGCGGGCTCGCTGGTGGGCTCATCCGGTGCGATCCTGTCGTACATCATGTGCCGGGCGATGAACCGCTCGTTCTTCAACGTGATTCTGGGCGGCTTCGGCAACGAGGCGGGCGCGGCGGCGGGTGGGGCGGCTGAGCAGCGCCCGGTGAAATCCGGTTCCGCCGACGACGCGTCGTTCATGCTCGGCAACGCCGAAACCGTGGTGATCGTGCCGGGTTATGGCCTCGCGGTGGCGCGCGCGCAGCATGCGTTGAAGGAGCTGACCGACAAGCTGGTGGAAAAGGGCATCGAGGTGAAGTACGCGATTCACCCGGTCGCGGGCCGCATGCCGGGCCACATGAACGTGCTGCTCGCCGAGGCCGAAGTGCCGTACGACATGGTGTTCGAGATGGACGACATCAACGGTGAGTTCGGTCAGGTGGATGTCGTGCTGGTGCTCGGCGCGAACGACGTGGTGAATCCGGCGGCAAAGACCGATCCGAAATCGCCGATCGCGGGCATGCCGATCATCGAGGCATACAAGGCGCGCACGGTGATCGTCAACAAGCGTTCGATGGCGGCAGGGTATGCCGGCCTCGACAACGACCTGTTCTACATGGACAAGACGATGATGGTGTTCGGCGACGCGAAGAAGGTGATTGAAGATATGGTGAAGTCAGTGGAATGA
- a CDS encoding class I SAM-dependent RNA methyltransferase, producing MSFDFFLPCPRGLEASLAAELAEIAAKHLNGAPFTAGAQVPGGVHFRGGWAAGMAANLYSRIASRVLLKIAHRPYRSEQDVYALAVEQRWEQWFSANETLRVDVTAIKSPLRSLEFTTLRVKDAICDRLREVSGARPSIDTAMPDVRVFAFLTATDCTLYLDTSGDPLFKRGWRLDKGAAPLRENLAAGILRLTGWTAGTPLYDPMCGSGTFLAEAAQVALDIAPGAERRFGFEKLKQFDARTWHTLKAAALDAKHAARQSRADIQIYGSDISGDMLDKARANFQRAGLPSIPLKQVDARGMTPPTSTPGILVANPPYGERIEVRGRNARGELREGRGSREDRDDDGFRRAQEEAPDSEFFQLLGDALKQRFTGWHAFILTSDRKLPGQLRLRESTKTPLFNGALECRLFRFDLIAGSVRQRPQTDTPAA from the coding sequence ATGTCCTTCGATTTTTTCCTCCCTTGCCCACGCGGCCTTGAAGCCTCGCTTGCAGCCGAACTCGCGGAAATCGCCGCGAAGCATCTGAACGGCGCGCCGTTCACCGCCGGAGCCCAGGTGCCGGGTGGCGTGCACTTTCGCGGCGGCTGGGCGGCTGGCATGGCGGCCAACCTGTATTCGCGCATTGCAAGCCGTGTGCTGCTTAAAATCGCGCATCGTCCTTATCGCAGCGAACAGGACGTGTATGCGCTCGCCGTCGAACAGCGCTGGGAGCAGTGGTTTTCCGCGAACGAAACGCTGCGCGTGGACGTCACGGCGATCAAATCGCCGCTGCGCAGTCTCGAATTCACCACGTTGCGCGTGAAGGACGCAATCTGCGACCGTCTGCGTGAAGTGAGCGGCGCGCGCCCGAGCATCGACACGGCCATGCCGGATGTACGCGTATTCGCCTTCCTGACCGCAACCGACTGCACGCTGTATCTCGACACCTCCGGCGACCCGCTTTTCAAGCGCGGCTGGCGGCTCGACAAAGGCGCGGCGCCGCTGCGCGAAAACCTCGCGGCCGGCATTCTGCGTCTCACCGGATGGACCGCCGGCACGCCGCTGTATGACCCGATGTGCGGCAGCGGCACCTTCCTCGCGGAAGCCGCGCAAGTGGCGCTCGACATCGCGCCGGGGGCGGAGCGCCGCTTCGGCTTTGAAAAGCTCAAGCAGTTCGACGCCAGAACGTGGCACACGCTGAAGGCCGCTGCGCTCGATGCAAAACACGCGGCCCGCCAATCGCGCGCCGACATCCAGATTTACGGCAGCGACATCTCCGGCGACATGCTCGACAAGGCACGCGCGAACTTCCAGCGCGCCGGTTTGCCGTCCATTCCGCTGAAACAGGTGGACGCTCGCGGCATGACGCCGCCCACGTCCACGCCGGGCATTCTCGTCGCGAATCCGCCCTATGGCGAGCGTATCGAAGTGCGTGGCCGCAATGCGCGCGGCGAGCTTCGCGAGGGCCGCGGCAGTCGTGAAGATCGTGACGACGACGGCTTCCGTCGTGCCCAGGAAGAAGCGCCGGATAGCGAATTCTTCCAGTTGCTCGGCGACGCGCTGAAGCAGCGCTTCACCGGCTGGCATGCGTTCATTCTCACGTCGGACCGCAAGCTGCCGGGCCAGTTGCGGCTGCGCGAATCGACCAAGACACCGCTTTTCAACGGTGCGCTGGAATGCCGCCTGTTCCGCTTCGACCTTATTGCGGGCAGCGTGCGCCAGCGGCCGCAGACCGATACGCCGGCGGCCTGA
- a CDS encoding PqiC family protein, producing MMFARLPRPPRALARGAIQIGALAALVAMAACSSPNSRFYTLGDAGAPGSATTTSVTARTSGPSWMIAVAPIDVPPQVAKNQLVVQTGPTQVRVLEDERWASLPGDEIRRALSTDLTQQLGTIDVYGTAYPDSTPVYRVNVNVQRFESWPGSHALIDAVWSVRAVNSSTVMTCRSVVNEPVSGGYDALVDGHKKALQEISTQVAAAVKTLAALPPRLNSGASLNNAAPTAAPACPSGNSTAAAGA from the coding sequence ATGATGTTTGCCCGGCTCCCCCGCCCGCCGCGCGCGCTCGCGCGCGGCGCCATCCAGATCGGCGCGCTGGCCGCACTGGTGGCGATGGCGGCGTGCTCGTCGCCGAACAGCCGCTTCTATACGCTTGGCGATGCCGGCGCGCCAGGATCGGCCACCACCACGAGCGTCACTGCGCGCACGTCGGGGCCGTCGTGGATGATCGCGGTGGCGCCCATCGACGTGCCGCCGCAGGTCGCCAAAAACCAGCTGGTCGTGCAAACAGGTCCGACACAGGTTCGCGTGCTCGAAGATGAACGCTGGGCTTCACTGCCCGGCGATGAAATTCGCCGCGCGCTATCCACGGATCTGACGCAACAACTCGGCACGATCGACGTCTATGGCACCGCGTATCCGGATAGCACGCCGGTTTATCGCGTGAACGTGAACGTGCAGCGCTTCGAATCGTGGCCAGGTTCGCACGCGTTGATCGACGCGGTCTGGAGCGTGCGCGCGGTGAACAGCTCGACCGTGATGACCTGCCGCAGCGTCGTCAATGAGCCAGTGAGTGGCGGCTATGACGCGCTGGTGGACGGGCATAAAAAAGCGCTGCAGGAGATTTCCACGCAAGTTGCTGCGGCGGTGAAGACGTTGGCTGCCCTCCCACCGCGTTTGAACAGCGGAGCTTCGCTGAACAATGCTGCACCGACAGCGGCGCCGGCGTGTCCGTCGGGTAACAGCACGGCGGCGGCAGGCGCTTGA
- a CDS encoding MlaD family protein, which yields MTSPPGPTPASDSPRNDSNGPNLPPQLPDPEIEPRSRWLPSLVWVIPLIAALIGVALVIKSVTERGPTITISFVNAEGLEPGKTKVKYKDVDVGSVKTITLSKDLSHVRVQVQLTKEGEDFAVKDSRFWVVRPRVGATGVSGLTTLLSGAYIGADAGHSPDTEKNFVGLETPPPITGDQKGHQFILHGDSLGSIDIGSPIFYRRVQVGQVVGFSLDKDGTGVTMQVFVSAPFDQYVGTNSRWWHASGVDLRLDSSGFKLNTQSLATVIVGGLSFQSPPGQGVGAQAPNNMTFRLGSDEADAMREPDGVPLRVVMNFNQSLRGLSIGAPVDFRGIVLGQVTNIGIDYDPKTRSFTMPVTMNLYPDRLGKRFRETAPAPGSMAGQSLLQALVKHGLRGQLRTGNLITSQLYVAVDIFPKAPPATVDVTSDPLELPTIPNTLDELQLQVADIAKKLDKVPFDEIGSNLNSALKNADQLFTRLDKEVVPQARDTLAAAKQTFGSAEATLQQDSPLQSDVHQALQELTRTLQSLNALSDYLERHPESLLRGKSGDKP from the coding sequence ATGACTAGCCCGCCAGGACCGACGCCCGCCTCCGACTCGCCACGTAACGATTCGAACGGACCGAACCTGCCGCCGCAGTTGCCGGACCCCGAAATCGAGCCGCGCAGCCGCTGGCTGCCGTCGCTCGTGTGGGTGATTCCGCTGATCGCGGCGCTGATCGGCGTGGCGCTCGTGATCAAATCCGTCACCGAACGCGGACCGACCATCACCATCAGCTTCGTGAACGCCGAAGGGCTCGAGCCGGGCAAAACCAAGGTGAAATACAAGGACGTCGACGTCGGGTCGGTCAAGACCATTACGTTGTCGAAGGACTTGTCGCACGTTCGGGTGCAGGTGCAGTTGACCAAAGAGGGCGAGGATTTCGCCGTCAAGGATTCCCGCTTCTGGGTCGTGCGGCCGCGCGTGGGCGCGACCGGTGTGTCGGGGCTGACCACGCTGCTTTCGGGTGCGTACATCGGCGCGGACGCGGGCCATTCGCCCGACACCGAAAAGAACTTCGTCGGCCTCGAAACGCCGCCGCCCATTACCGGCGACCAGAAAGGCCACCAGTTCATTCTGCATGGCGACTCGCTCGGCTCGATCGACATCGGCTCGCCGATCTTCTACCGGCGCGTGCAGGTCGGCCAGGTCGTCGGCTTCTCGCTCGATAAAGACGGCACCGGTGTGACGATGCAGGTGTTCGTATCCGCGCCGTTCGACCAGTACGTCGGCACCAATTCGCGCTGGTGGCATGCGAGCGGCGTGGATCTGCGGCTCGATTCGAGCGGCTTCAAGCTGAACACGCAATCGCTTGCCACGGTGATCGTGGGCGGTCTGTCGTTCCAGTCGCCGCCAGGCCAGGGCGTGGGTGCGCAGGCGCCGAACAACATGACGTTCCGCCTCGGTTCCGACGAAGCAGACGCGATGCGCGAACCCGATGGCGTGCCGCTGCGCGTGGTGATGAACTTCAATCAGTCGCTGCGCGGGCTGTCGATTGGCGCGCCAGTCGACTTCCGCGGCATCGTGCTCGGGCAAGTGACCAACATCGGCATCGACTACGATCCGAAGACCCGCAGCTTCACCATGCCGGTCACGATGAACCTGTACCCCGACCGCCTCGGCAAGCGCTTCCGCGAGACCGCGCCGGCGCCGGGCAGCATGGCGGGTCAGAGTCTGCTGCAGGCGCTCGTCAAGCACGGTCTGCGCGGGCAGTTGCGCACCGGCAATCTGATCACGAGCCAGTTGTACGTGGCCGTGGACATCTTCCCGAAAGCGCCGCCGGCAACAGTCGACGTAACGAGCGACCCGCTCGAACTGCCGACCATCCCGAACACGCTCGACGAGTTGCAATTGCAGGTTGCGGACATAGCGAAGAAGCTCGACAAGGTGCCGTTCGACGAGATCGGCTCGAACCTGAATAGCGCGCTGAAGAATGCCGACCAGCTCTTCACGCGACTGGACAAGGAAGTCGTGCCGCAGGCTCGCGACACCCTCGCCGCAGCGAAGCAGACGTTCGGCTCCGCGGAGGCGACGTTGCAGCAGGATTCGCCGCTGCAGTCGGACGTGCATCAGGCGCTACAGGAACTGACGCGCACGTTGCAGTCGCTCAATGCGTTGTCGGACTATCTGGAGCGCCACCCCGAATCGCTGTTGCGCGGTAAATCAGGAGATAAACCATGA
- a CDS encoding paraquat-inducible protein A: MKYVSARRARLVSCHACGRVEPRVRSVTPQHCSRCGATLHSRNPDSLARTWALLIAAALLYIPANLLPVMHTSSLLGSEDDTIMSGVVYFWTSGDWPLAVIVFIASIMVPMLKLSVLVLLTVTTQRRSRWRPDQRTTLYRIVERIGRWSMLDVFVVTLTVALVRFKSLAVITAGPGAIAFGSVVILTMMASMQFDPRLIWDNVDSSTQKTQDPNHD; this comes from the coding sequence ATGAAATATGTGTCCGCGAGGCGCGCGCGCCTGGTCTCCTGCCACGCATGTGGCCGCGTCGAACCGCGCGTGCGTTCCGTCACGCCGCAACATTGCTCACGCTGTGGCGCGACGCTTCATTCTCGCAACCCCGACAGCCTCGCGCGCACGTGGGCGCTGCTGATCGCGGCGGCGCTGCTGTATATTCCCGCGAATCTGCTGCCGGTCATGCATACGTCGTCGCTGCTCGGTTCCGAGGACGACACGATCATGAGCGGCGTCGTGTACTTCTGGACGTCCGGCGACTGGCCGCTCGCGGTCATCGTATTCATCGCCAGCATCATGGTGCCCATGCTCAAGCTGAGCGTGCTCGTGCTGCTTACCGTCACCACGCAGCGCCGTTCACGCTGGCGCCCCGACCAGCGCACCACGCTTTACCGGATCGTCGAGCGGATCGGGCGCTGGTCGATGCTCGACGTGTTCGTCGTCACGCTGACGGTTGCGCTAGTCCGCTTCAAATCGCTTGCTGTCATTACTGCCGGCCCCGGCGCGATTGCGTTCGGCTCGGTGGTGATCCTCACCATGATGGCATCCATGCAATTCGATCCACGCCTCATCTGGGACAACGTGGACAGCAGTACTCAAAAAACTCAGGACCCCAACCATGACTAG
- a CDS encoding paraquat-inducible protein A: MEHDNLIACHECDALFRKPRLVGRTLARCPRCGATLYSGVSRKLDAICAMTLAALITFVIAQGFPIVELETNGITSETTLFGALVALWGEDMQIVAVMVFCSTILFPLTELIALLYVLVPLRSGYVPPGFNRVLRAIQFVRPWGMIEVFMLGVLITIVKMVSLARVIPEAALFAFGVLTLMFAVVVTFDPRILWDLADELGDSRQRPLPRTSADSAAVAIGSVAGPPAPSQAAPADVVTRGEAGLPPGAPSAPHQG; this comes from the coding sequence ATGGAACATGACAATCTGATCGCGTGCCACGAATGCGATGCGCTGTTCCGCAAGCCTCGGCTTGTGGGGCGAACGTTGGCGCGCTGCCCGCGCTGCGGCGCCACACTCTATAGCGGCGTGTCGCGCAAACTCGACGCCATCTGCGCGATGACGCTCGCCGCGTTGATCACCTTTGTGATTGCGCAGGGCTTCCCGATCGTCGAACTGGAAACGAATGGCATTACGTCGGAGACCACGCTCTTTGGCGCGCTCGTCGCGCTATGGGGCGAAGACATGCAGATCGTCGCCGTCATGGTGTTCTGCTCCACGATCCTGTTCCCGCTGACCGAACTCATCGCGCTGCTGTACGTGCTGGTGCCGCTGCGCTCGGGCTATGTGCCGCCCGGCTTCAACCGGGTGCTGCGCGCCATTCAGTTCGTGCGTCCGTGGGGCATGATCGAAGTGTTCATGCTCGGCGTGCTCATTACCATCGTGAAGATGGTCAGCCTCGCGCGCGTCATTCCGGAAGCGGCGCTCTTTGCGTTCGGCGTGCTCACGCTGATGTTCGCCGTGGTCGTGACATTCGACCCGCGCATTCTCTGGGATCTGGCCGACGAACTCGGCGACAGCCGCCAGCGGCCATTGCCGCGCACGTCGGCGGACAGCGCGGCGGTGGCGATCGGTTCGGTGGCCGGGCCGCCCGCGCCGTCGCAGGCCGCGCCTGCCGACGTCGTGACGAGAGGCGAGGCCGGCTTGCCGCCCGGTGCGCCGTCCGCGCCGCATCAGGGGTGA
- a CDS encoding cytochrome b: protein MAINPSFAGRESYTRTAIAFHWLIALLIVCGFALGWVMTDIPGFTPTKLRYFSWHKWIGVTVFALAVLRILWRATHAAPSMPRRMPAWQRGAAHLVHLLLYVLMVAIPASGYLYSSAANVPVVYLGLIPLPRLIAPDPHLKELLKNVHITLNYTLLALVALHVAAALKHQWLDRDGLLSRMLPFLK from the coding sequence ATGGCAATCAATCCTTCATTCGCTGGCCGGGAATCGTACACGCGCACCGCCATTGCCTTTCATTGGCTTATCGCGCTCCTCATCGTGTGCGGATTTGCGCTTGGCTGGGTGATGACCGACATTCCCGGTTTCACGCCCACCAAACTGCGCTATTTCTCGTGGCATAAATGGATCGGCGTAACGGTATTCGCGCTCGCCGTCCTGCGCATTCTGTGGCGGGCCACCCACGCCGCGCCTTCCATGCCGCGCCGTATGCCCGCCTGGCAGCGCGGCGCCGCGCATCTCGTGCATCTGCTCCTCTATGTGCTGATGGTGGCGATTCCCGCGTCCGGCTATCTCTACAGTTCCGCCGCCAACGTGCCGGTGGTGTACCTCGGGCTGATCCCGCTGCCGCGTCTGATCGCGCCGGACCCGCATCTCAAGGAACTGTTGAAGAACGTTCATATCACGCTGAATTACACGTTGCTCGCGCTGGTTGCGCTGCATGTGGCGGCGGCGCTCAAGCATCAATGGCTCGATCGCGACGGCCTGCTCTCGCGCATGCTCCCTTTCCTCAAATAA
- a CDS encoding YceI family protein, producing the protein MKVSFYRYMLAAFAAASLAAAGSALAQVDVAKSTVTATSKQMNVPVEGKFNRFSAQISFNPATPANGTAQFSVDVGSYDLGDESYNDQVRGKDWFDAKTYPTATFVSSAIAPAGGNQYKVTGKLTIKGKSQTVVVPVTVSQQGATQVFDGSVPIKRSAFDIGTGEWKDTSVVADDVVIKFHIVAARK; encoded by the coding sequence ATGAAGGTCTCGTTTTATCGCTATATGCTCGCGGCGTTTGCGGCCGCCTCGCTTGCCGCGGCCGGCAGCGCGCTGGCCCAGGTGGACGTCGCCAAAAGTACAGTCACGGCGACGTCGAAGCAGATGAACGTGCCGGTGGAAGGCAAGTTCAACAGGTTCAGCGCGCAGATCAGCTTCAATCCCGCGACACCGGCCAACGGCACGGCGCAGTTCAGCGTAGACGTGGGCAGCTACGATCTCGGCGATGAAAGCTACAACGATCAGGTGCGCGGCAAGGACTGGTTCGACGCGAAAACGTATCCGACCGCCACCTTCGTGTCGAGCGCGATTGCGCCGGCTGGCGGCAATCAGTACAAGGTCACGGGCAAGCTGACCATCAAGGGCAAATCGCAGACGGTGGTGGTGCCGGTCACGGTCAGCCAGCAGGGCGCGACGCAGGTGTTCGACGGCTCGGTGCCGATCAAACGCTCGGCGTTCGACATTGGTACAGGCGAGTGGAAAGACACATCGGTCGTGGCGGACGACGTCGTGATCAAGTTTCATATCGTCGCGGCGCGCAAGTGA
- a CDS encoding YceI family protein: MKTSTLIAVGALASSFSLGAFAADTYLLDPTHTYPSFEADHLGGLSVWRGKFTKSSGTVTLDRAARTGTVDVTVDPSSVETGNSKLDEHLKTAEFFDVAKYPTATYKGTSIKFDGDRPVEVEGTFTMHGVTKPLNLTIESLKCMPHPMLKREVCGVEASAHFNRADYGMDFGTKYGFSMDTKLHIQAEGIKQ, encoded by the coding sequence TTGAAAACTTCCACGTTGATTGCCGTCGGCGCGCTGGCGTCTTCTTTCTCGCTCGGCGCGTTCGCCGCCGACACCTATCTGCTCGACCCGACTCATACGTATCCGAGCTTCGAAGCGGATCACCTCGGCGGCCTTTCGGTGTGGCGCGGCAAGTTTACGAAAAGCTCCGGCACGGTAACGCTCGATCGCGCGGCCCGAACCGGCACGGTGGATGTAACGGTCGATCCGTCGTCGGTCGAAACCGGCAACAGCAAGCTCGACGAGCATCTGAAAACGGCGGAGTTCTTCGACGTCGCCAAATACCCGACAGCGACCTACAAGGGCACGAGCATCAAGTTCGACGGCGACAGGCCGGTCGAGGTCGAAGGCACTTTCACGATGCACGGTGTAACCAAGCCGCTCAATCTGACGATCGAATCGCTCAAGTGCATGCCGCACCCCATGCTCAAGCGCGAAGTGTGCGGCGTGGAAGCCAGCGCGCATTTCAACCGCGCCGATTATGGGATGGATTTCGGCACCAAGTATGGTTTCAGCATGGATACCAAACTGCACATCCAGGCCGAGGGGATCAAGCAATAG